The following is a genomic window from Nitrospira sp..
CAGCGATAACGACTGTATAACTAGGCAGATCGTCGATCTGCATGAGCAGAGAACTTACAACTCGTTTGATTTCGCCAGTTTCATGAATATCTCCACGTTCCTTCCCTAAAGCGTCAAATTCATCGAAAAACAGGACGCAGGGGGTGGTGCGAGCGTAGTCGAAAACCCGTTTCATACGGGACGCGGTTTCTCCAAGGAAACTCCCGATCATCGTTTCGTATCTAACAACGAAAAAGGGGATCGCAAGGCTTTCGGCAATAGCTTCGGCGAATGTAGTTTTGCCATTGCCGGGAGGTCCAACCAGAAGAACGCGGTTCCGAGGCTCCAAAGAATGAGATCGAAGGATGCTGGCTCTCTGTTGCTCCTCTATCAATTGATCGGCCGCTAGGCGAGTAATCTTTGCCAAGACTAAATCGTCCAGCCTACGGCGGGGCATTACTTCTACAATAAAGTCACGAGCCTTCGATGGAAGATCTGACGTTGCTGAAAATCCGTTCGTCATTCCATTTCCTGGCAATGTTTGGAGCATTTTCTCTAACCTGTCGGCCAGAACGTTATGCTGCTTCGATCGTTCCTCTGCGACGATGGCATCGACCGTCCGTTTGAGTGTAGGACCATCTCCTTTCATGCCGGCTCTAACGAGACTTATAATCAAATCGCTGCGAGCCATTCCCGATGCCTCCATGCTCGATGCTGGTTGATAATAGCGAATTAGAATTCCTCGGTATACTCCCAACCAACTGGATGACGGAACATTATCTGTCTGCTAGACGGGGTGAGCTTCTGCATCCTCACTACGTCATTTCTTGTCAGTCAGCACTGGGTGTGGGTTATGTTTGGTGCCTAGCGGGGGATGAAAACCAGAAAGGCCAGGGCGAACCCTGGCCTTTCTTGCGTCGTTCCGCCCACCGGGACTATCTGATCCGCAGCCAAAGGGCCGCGAGGATAATCCACGCGGGAAGATTGATGACGATGTTAATGGTTAACATCGTCTTCTCCGCTCTCAGCAGAAAAACTACCGCTGATTGGCTATTTTACCCCACGGTAGCGAAACTAAAATCCGTGGCGCTTTGGTCATCATGATGCGCCAACCAAAGCGAGATCAATGTACCTGATAGGGCGATAAATTGTCAAAATGTCTCGCAAACGCTCCAATATTGAATGCTGTAATTGCATCTGCAACTTATGGCGCTTCTCCAGCTTCTAACAGTTCAGGCGAATTGTATTGAAGTGCCTTTCTCCCGAATCAACGCGCCAAGTGGTTTTCTGCCCGTCACGACGGCGATATATAGCACGGAGAAGTCAAATGGTTGCGATGTCTCAGCTTTGCACCTTAGCTTCATCAATTGGACACCGGCTGAGACTGCCAACTCATGAGAGATCAATTGCTCGATGAGAGACTGAATACATTTCTCGGCGTCTCGCCTTTGCAAAGGCTCTAACTCCGTCCAAATATCGCCGTAGTCCTTCACGAGTTGCTCAAATTCCGCTAGAGAGTCGGCCTGATTTTCGGTATATGTGCCGGCCCGATGAAACTGATAAGCGTGTGTGCCGAATAGCCGGCAGAGATCTACAGCCTGTTGCACAGGCTGTAGATCGATCACAGAGTATTTTGCACGGAAGTCTGCAAGTGCTGCCTCTTGCTGATCCTTGGAAAGTTCTTCAATGGTGGTGTCGAACGCATTCGCTATAGCCTTAAGAGTCTCAAGCGCTAGCTTTTGCCCGCTTTCGGCTCTCTGTATCGTCCTAACATCAACGCCCGCTACGCTGGCGAACTCTTCTTGTGTCCAGTGCCGTTCCTCGCGATGTTGACGGATGTTCTTTCCAATGAGCTTTGAGTCCATGGGTGCCCTCCTTTTTTAAGGGCAATCCTACGCGCGCGATCGGTGATTCTCCACGACATGCACACGACAAGGGGGCGACAACGGTGACCGTAGGTGGTCCCGTATCGCAGGAAAATTAATGAAAGTAGCGGGTGTGCGTTACCGCCACTTTTAAGGAAGGCATTAGGCGGCGAAAGCTAAAACCGCTATCTAAACAACTATTGTGTCCCCCATTTGAAAAAATCCGTTGGAAACACCATGTCCATTGCGTACAGACTTGATAGCCGCGTATGGCGACAGCCGTTTATGCGCGTCCTATATCGGACAGCCTATTTTGTAAGCCGTTGTAAAAGCGTGTATCAGATTGGAATGTTTCAGCGCGTAAGACATTGATTTCACTCATCCTCCTGGGCCATTTTAAAGCGAGGGTATTAAGCGGCGAAAGCTAGAATCGCTATCTCGAAAGAGAAGATCGTCTTCCCCCTTTGGAAAAGTTGGCTAAGGAAATACCTTCCCGACTCGCCTTCCGAACT
Proteins encoded in this region:
- a CDS encoding Cell division-associated, ATP-dependent zinc metalloprotease FtsH — its product is MARSDLIISLVRAGMKGDGPTLKRTVDAIVAEERSKQHNVLADRLEKMLQTLPGNGMTNGFSATSDLPSKARDFIVEVMPRRRLDDLVLAKITRLAADQLIEEQQRASILRSHSLEPRNRVLLVGPPGNGKTTFAEAIAESLAIPFFVVRYETMIGSFLGETASRMKRVFDYARTTPCVLFFDEFDALGKERGDIHETGEIKRVVSSLLMQIDDLPSYTVVIAATNHAELLDRAAWRRFQLRLNLPAPTQKELIAFLSALFEKAELKVGTTITQVVKALGKVSFSEAEEFFFDIARQQVLAMAGRSPEEIAREQLNIWAARARNSEKRDRP